Proteins co-encoded in one Arthrobacter globiformis genomic window:
- a CDS encoding LapA family protein, translated as MQHSQSGGNPTDPETPRPPSPAAGQPGAAAPLDPTPSDAAAGTGAAGRHPGAAAIPGYDGTASPQPGAVEPERRVTRAGMIWAAVASALVVLVLLIAFILQNQELVQVKFFGLEGAVSLGMSLFIAAVGGGVLVAMAGAARIIQLRAAAHRRRVQAGR; from the coding sequence ATGCAACACAGCCAGTCCGGCGGAAACCCCACCGATCCGGAGACGCCACGGCCTCCGAGCCCGGCGGCAGGTCAGCCAGGCGCCGCAGCGCCCCTTGACCCGACTCCGTCGGACGCGGCTGCAGGTACCGGCGCCGCGGGCCGCCATCCCGGCGCAGCCGCCATTCCGGGCTACGACGGAACTGCGTCACCGCAGCCAGGTGCGGTGGAGCCCGAGCGGCGCGTGACCCGTGCCGGGATGATCTGGGCGGCAGTGGCCTCGGCGCTGGTGGTTCTGGTGCTTCTGATCGCCTTTATCCTGCAGAACCAGGAACTCGTCCAGGTGAAGTTCTTCGGCCTGGAAGGGGCGGTGTCGCTGGGGATGTCGCTCTTCATCGCGGCAGTCGGCGGAGGTGTCCTCGTGGCCATGGCCGGCGCAGCGCGGATCATCCAGCTGCGCGCCGCTGCGCACCGGCGCAGGGTGCAGGCCGGCCGATAG
- a CDS encoding SRPBCC family protein: protein MVSQFRDAEANIVVAAQPERVWKALTDPADVKEYFLGTHVTSTWREGESVTFEGEWQGKSYRDKGTVLEARPNELLRITHYSPLSGLPDEPENYHTVEYGLEPVAEGTRVSITQGNNKSDGEAAESEKLWGMVLGNLKEYLED, encoded by the coding sequence ATGGTCAGCCAATTCAGGGATGCCGAGGCGAACATTGTTGTCGCCGCACAGCCGGAGCGGGTTTGGAAGGCACTGACGGATCCCGCCGACGTCAAGGAATACTTCCTCGGCACGCACGTCACATCCACCTGGCGGGAAGGTGAATCTGTGACGTTTGAGGGGGAGTGGCAGGGCAAGTCTTATCGGGACAAAGGGACCGTGCTGGAAGCCCGCCCCAACGAACTTTTGCGCATCACCCACTACAGCCCTTTATCGGGACTTCCCGACGAGCCGGAGAACTACCACACCGTGGAGTACGGTCTGGAGCCCGTCGCGGAGGGCACCCGGGTCAGCATCACCCAGGGCAACAACAAGAGTGATGGCGAGGCGGCGGAGTCGGAAAAACTTTGGGGCATGGTGCTTGGCAACCTCAAGGAGTATCTGGAGGACTGA